The proteins below come from a single Chitinophaga pinensis DSM 2588 genomic window:
- a CDS encoding glycerophosphodiester phosphodiesterase family protein, which produces MKPLQQAMLAAGVLLAATGMNACKSTKPMTAQQQLPTFYKVGHRGTRGLMPENTIPSMIKAIETGANTIEFDVHITKDGQVVVYHDASFNPAYTTMPDGAEIPGASRSEYTFYKMDYSRIREFVIGEKAYPEFPQQQRMKSYAPLLSEMIDSVEAYTQSHKLPGVVYLLEIKSSAKTDGSEQPVPEEYIDKLMAVKNLLPLGKRLIVQSFDPRPLQVLHRRYPDMTLGFLTYDKEVKPAQQLELLGFTPQFYNPFYQFTTPELLSLCHSKKIQVVPWTVQDATEMKKLKEMGADGIISDYPVRFAEAGF; this is translated from the coding sequence ATGAAACCTTTACAACAAGCAATGCTGGCTGCAGGCGTACTGTTAGCGGCAACAGGTATGAATGCCTGTAAATCGACAAAACCCATGACAGCACAGCAGCAGTTACCCACATTTTACAAGGTAGGACACAGAGGAACCCGCGGGCTGATGCCGGAGAATACGATTCCTTCCATGATCAAGGCCATAGAGACGGGCGCGAATACGATTGAATTTGATGTACACATTACGAAAGACGGTCAGGTGGTCGTGTACCATGATGCCTCTTTCAATCCAGCCTATACAACAATGCCGGACGGCGCAGAAATTCCGGGTGCTTCCCGTTCGGAGTATACTTTTTATAAAATGGACTATAGCCGCATCCGTGAGTTTGTGATCGGAGAAAAGGCATATCCTGAATTTCCGCAACAGCAGCGTATGAAGTCGTATGCTCCTCTCCTGTCGGAAATGATTGATTCAGTAGAAGCGTATACACAATCGCATAAACTGCCTGGCGTCGTTTATTTACTGGAAATCAAGTCATCTGCTAAAACAGATGGTAGTGAACAACCGGTACCGGAAGAATATATCGACAAACTGATGGCGGTAAAAAACCTGTTGCCACTAGGCAAACGCCTGATCGTGCAATCATTCGACCCACGTCCTTTACAGGTCTTGCACCGCAGGTATCCTGATATGACACTGGGTTTTCTGACATATGATAAAGAGGTAAAGCCTGCACAGCAACTGGAATTGCTTGGCTTTACGCCGCAGTTCTATAATCCGTTTTATCAGTTTACAACGCCGGAGTTATTGTCACTCTGCCACAGCAAAAAGATCCAGGTAGTACCCTGGACTGTACAGGATGCAACGGAAATGAAAAAGCTGAAAGAAATGGGAGCTGACGGCATTATCTCCGATTATCCGGTACGTTTTGCCGAAGCTGGATTTTAA
- a CDS encoding glycerol-3-phosphate dehydrogenase/oxidase gives MNRLTFKQQIGDTTSVVWDIIVIGGGATGLGVAMDAAQRGFRTLLLEQSDFAKGTSSRSTKLVHGGVRYLAQGDVGLVKEALHERGLLLANAPHLAHDQEFIIPYYKWWQGPFYGIGLKLYDFLSGRLSLGPSKVIGREAVIKALPAIRRDKLKGGIIYHDGQFDDARLAINIAQTAAEKGAVLLNYFKVKGLQKDRSGRINGVSATDLETGENYQLQAKAVINATGVFADEVLQMDEPGARPTIRPSQGVHLVLDASFLNSTSALMIPKTADGRVLFALPWHGKVLVGTTDTPLNEHSLEPQALETEISFILQTAAGYLLKAPTRADVLSVYAGLRPLAAPQKETDSTKEISRSHKIIVAPSGLITITGGKWTTFRKMAEDTVDMAISTVGLAAVPCGTETLHIHGYKTGHTATAPLDVYGSDAAQLETLINTRSDLKELLNPRLPYMKAQVIWAVQQEMARTVDDVLSRRLRALLLDAHAAIEMAPGVAAIMATELGKDKAWEQEQVTAFTAIAAHYLLPLSASGNHH, from the coding sequence ATGAACAGGTTAACCTTTAAACAACAGATTGGTGATACGACTTCAGTCGTTTGGGATATTATTGTAATCGGCGGTGGTGCAACCGGACTCGGGGTTGCCATGGATGCCGCACAAAGAGGCTTTCGCACCCTGTTACTGGAACAATCAGATTTCGCAAAAGGCACTTCCAGCCGTAGTACCAAACTGGTACATGGCGGCGTTCGTTATCTCGCTCAGGGAGATGTCGGCCTTGTAAAAGAGGCGCTTCATGAAAGAGGACTGTTGCTGGCGAATGCGCCACATCTTGCACATGACCAGGAATTTATCATTCCATATTATAAATGGTGGCAGGGCCCTTTCTACGGAATCGGCCTTAAACTTTACGACTTCCTGTCAGGACGGCTTAGCCTGGGACCCTCTAAGGTCATAGGTCGGGAAGCTGTCATCAAGGCGTTACCGGCTATACGCAGAGACAAACTCAAGGGAGGTATTATTTATCACGACGGACAGTTTGATGATGCCCGTCTGGCAATAAACATTGCACAAACAGCCGCTGAAAAAGGCGCTGTGCTGCTCAATTATTTTAAAGTCAAAGGTTTACAGAAAGATAGATCCGGCAGGATCAACGGGGTGAGCGCAACAGACCTGGAAACCGGGGAAAATTATCAATTGCAGGCAAAAGCGGTGATCAATGCGACCGGCGTATTTGCTGATGAAGTATTGCAAATGGACGAACCGGGCGCCAGACCGACCATCCGTCCGAGTCAGGGTGTACACCTCGTACTGGATGCATCATTTCTCAACAGCACCAGCGCACTGATGATTCCTAAAACTGCTGATGGGCGTGTGTTATTTGCATTGCCCTGGCATGGGAAGGTACTGGTAGGCACTACCGATACACCATTGAATGAACATAGTCTGGAACCACAGGCATTGGAGACAGAGATCAGCTTTATCCTTCAGACGGCAGCCGGCTACCTGTTAAAGGCCCCTACCCGTGCAGATGTGCTGAGCGTGTATGCGGGGCTGCGACCACTGGCTGCTCCGCAGAAAGAAACGGATAGTACCAAGGAGATATCCCGTAGTCATAAAATCATCGTCGCCCCCTCCGGATTGATCACCATCACCGGTGGGAAATGGACCACCTTCCGAAAAATGGCGGAAGACACGGTGGATATGGCCATCAGTACTGTCGGTCTGGCGGCTGTTCCCTGTGGAACAGAAACCTTGCACATACATGGATACAAGACCGGACATACCGCAACAGCGCCATTGGACGTATACGGCAGCGATGCTGCACAACTGGAAACGCTGATCAATACAAGATCGGATCTGAAGGAGTTGTTGAATCCCAGACTGCCTTATATGAAAGCGCAGGTAATCTGGGCGGTGCAGCAGGAAATGGCCCGTACGGTGGATGATGTGTTGTCCAGGCGATTACGCGCTTTACTACTCGATGCACATGCCGCCATTGAGATGGCGCCTGGTGTAGCCGCGATTATGGCAACTGAACTGGGAAAAGATAAGGCATGGGAACAGGAGCAGGTGACCGCCTTCACAGCGATTGCCGCTCATTACCTGTTACCGCTATCTGCATCCGGCAATCATCATTAG
- the pafA gene encoding alkaline phosphatase PafA has product MRRICKSLSALALTGAMLQAGVLRAQKPVDRPKLVVGIVVDQMRWDYLYRYYDRYETGGFKRMLGEGFTCENTFITHLPSFTAVGHSTIYTGSVPAIHGITGNDWTDQVTGRHWYCTEDTTVQPIGTTTDAGKMSPRNLLASTITDELKLATNFRSKVVGVSLKDRASILPAGHIANGAFWLDDSNASFVTSSFYMKDLPEWVKTFNARRVPAQLMSQPWNTLYPINSYVQSTADDVRWEGTFAGETTATFPHNMQDIYPKDKGSLRSTPSGNTLTLEFAKAAIDGYKLGSSAVTDFLTINCASTDYVGHKYGPNSIEVEDTYLRLDKDLSAFFRYLDQKVGKGNYLVFLSADHGAAHSVGFMQENQLPAGLPEGKMMEGLNNMLKERFGVERLALTSENYHIGYDLKTIEAKKLDYDAIKKATVQYLQKLPGVEFAADMDNLGNSPLPEPIKSMAVNGYNPKRCGSVIIIPEPGWYSGSSKGTTHGNWNPYDTHLPLVFMGWHVKHGYTNDVVSMADIAPTIAAMLHIQMPNGAVGKPVQAVYK; this is encoded by the coding sequence ATGAGAAGAATTTGCAAATCATTGTCTGCGCTGGCGCTTACCGGCGCCATGCTGCAGGCAGGAGTACTCCGGGCTCAGAAGCCGGTAGATCGTCCTAAACTCGTAGTTGGGATCGTTGTTGACCAGATGCGCTGGGATTACCTGTACCGCTACTATGACCGCTACGAAACAGGCGGATTCAAAAGAATGCTGGGAGAAGGGTTTACCTGCGAAAATACCTTTATCACCCATTTACCTTCCTTTACAGCTGTTGGTCACAGCACTATTTATACAGGTTCTGTACCCGCTATCCATGGTATTACCGGTAATGACTGGACCGACCAGGTCACCGGCCGCCACTGGTATTGTACAGAAGACACAACAGTGCAACCTATCGGGACTACTACAGATGCAGGTAAGATGTCGCCCCGTAACCTGCTCGCATCTACTATTACCGACGAACTGAAACTGGCGACCAACTTCCGCTCAAAGGTGGTTGGTGTATCGCTGAAGGACAGGGCTTCCATCCTGCCGGCAGGCCATATTGCCAACGGCGCTTTCTGGCTGGACGACAGCAATGCCAGCTTCGTGACCAGTTCTTTTTATATGAAGGACCTGCCGGAATGGGTAAAAACATTCAATGCCCGTCGGGTACCGGCACAGCTGATGTCTCAACCATGGAATACCCTTTACCCGATCAACAGCTATGTACAGAGTACGGCAGATGATGTGCGTTGGGAAGGTACTTTCGCCGGAGAGACAACAGCGACATTCCCACACAATATGCAGGATATCTATCCGAAGGATAAAGGAAGTCTGCGCTCCACTCCTTCCGGTAACACCCTGACCCTGGAATTTGCGAAAGCAGCGATAGACGGCTATAAACTGGGCTCCAGCGCGGTGACTGACTTTCTGACGATCAACTGTGCATCAACGGATTATGTAGGTCATAAGTATGGACCGAACTCTATAGAGGTTGAAGATACTTACCTGCGACTTGACAAAGACCTTTCTGCATTCTTCCGCTACCTGGACCAGAAAGTAGGTAAAGGCAATTACCTGGTGTTCCTTTCTGCTGATCATGGTGCCGCGCATTCTGTTGGCTTTATGCAGGAGAATCAGCTCCCGGCAGGATTGCCTGAGGGTAAAATGATGGAGGGACTTAATAACATGCTGAAAGAGCGTTTTGGAGTAGAACGCCTGGCGCTTACATCAGAGAACTACCATATCGGGTATGACCTGAAGACCATCGAAGCAAAGAAGCTTGACTACGATGCAATCAAAAAAGCGACTGTACAATACCTGCAGAAATTGCCAGGGGTTGAGTTTGCTGCAGATATGGATAACCTGGGTAATAGTCCGCTGCCGGAACCGATCAAGAGCATGGCCGTAAACGGATACAATCCAAAACGTTGTGGATCAGTGATTATCATTCCTGAACCAGGCTGGTATTCCGGATCATCGAAAGGAACGACACATGGTAACTGGAATCCTTATGATACACATCTCCCGCTGGTGTTTATGGGCTGGCATGTGAAGCATGGCTATACCAATGACGTGGTGAGTATGGCGGATATCGCACCGACGATAGCGGCGATGCTGCATATACAGATGCCGAATGGCGCTGTAGGTAAGCCAGTGCAGGCGGTGTATAAATAA
- a CDS encoding NifU family protein, whose amino-acid sequence MIKTGNPIISIYTEMTPNPETMKFVANKLLYPGKHIDFPDEASAKPSPLAVELFSFPFIRGVFIMANFITLTKTPDTDWNDIIPTIKAFLKEYLEDNRPVINEEEIVVTKAAATNEVSADDTDVVKRIKELLENYVKPAVEMDGGAIQFKDYDDGTVTLMLQGSCSGCPSSMITLKAGIEGMMKRMIPEVKEVVAEAE is encoded by the coding sequence ATGATCAAAACAGGCAATCCCATAATCAGTATATATACAGAAATGACGCCCAACCCGGAAACAATGAAGTTTGTAGCGAACAAACTGTTGTACCCAGGTAAGCATATCGATTTTCCTGATGAAGCGAGTGCTAAGCCATCACCACTGGCTGTTGAGCTGTTCAGTTTTCCGTTTATCAGAGGCGTTTTCATCATGGCTAATTTCATTACCCTGACGAAGACTCCTGACACTGATTGGAACGATATTATACCTACTATAAAAGCCTTCCTGAAGGAATATCTGGAAGATAACCGTCCCGTTATTAACGAAGAAGAGATAGTGGTTACAAAGGCTGCCGCAACCAACGAAGTAAGTGCAGATGATACCGATGTGGTAAAACGTATCAAGGAATTACTTGAGAACTACGTGAAACCAGCGGTTGAAATGGACGGCGGTGCTATTCAGTTTAAAGATTACGACGACGGTACTGTGACGTTGATGCTGCAGGGTTCCTGTTCAGGCTGCCCATCTTCTATGATCACGCTGAAAGCCGGTATTGAAGGCATGATGAAGCGTATGATTCCGGAAGTGAAAGAAGTAGTGGCAGAAGCAGAATAA
- a CDS encoding DeoR/GlpR family DNA-binding transcription regulator, whose amino-acid sequence MSMINIAERHKYILDRLSEKGYVNVVDLCKELDVSGVTIRKDLKLLEDKSLLFRSHGGATVNNPYINDKPVNEKEKLRRDEKNNIAIAAAAMIAPNDAIIISSGTTALALARNVHPKGHLTVITPALNVAQELLRHPEIEVLQLGGIVRNSSASVTGTYAERILADFSCSKLFLGLEGIDIEFGLTTTNLMEAQLNARMVTAAQKTIVLADSSKFGRRGFGKICDLEDVDEIITDSGISGHVVKALEEMGINVTIV is encoded by the coding sequence ATGTCAATGATCAATATTGCAGAAAGGCACAAATACATTCTTGATCGTTTATCAGAGAAGGGATATGTGAATGTGGTGGACCTCTGCAAGGAACTGGATGTTTCCGGTGTTACCATCCGTAAAGACCTCAAACTGCTTGAAGACAAATCCCTGTTGTTCCGTTCTCATGGAGGAGCAACAGTAAATAATCCGTACATCAATGATAAACCGGTGAACGAGAAGGAAAAGCTTCGCCGGGATGAAAAAAATAATATTGCAATAGCGGCGGCGGCCATGATTGCGCCAAACGACGCTATCATTATATCATCTGGTACGACGGCACTGGCACTGGCAAGAAATGTGCATCCGAAAGGACACCTGACAGTCATCACGCCGGCCCTGAATGTGGCGCAGGAACTGCTGAGACATCCGGAAATTGAGGTGTTACAGCTGGGTGGTATTGTAAGAAACAGTTCTGCCTCAGTAACAGGTACTTATGCAGAGCGTATCCTCGCTGACTTCTCCTGTTCGAAACTGTTTCTCGGACTGGAAGGTATCGATATAGAATTCGGTCTGACCACCACCAACCTGATGGAGGCGCAACTGAATGCACGTATGGTGACAGCAGCGCAGAAAACAATTGTCCTTGCTGACTCTTCTAAATTTGGCCGTCGCGGTTTCGGGAAAATCTGCGATCTGGAAGATGTAGATGAGATCATTACAGACAGCGGTATATCAGGACACGTGGTTAAAGCCCTTGAAGAAATGGGGATTAATGTCACGATCGTTTAA
- a CDS encoding MIP/aquaporin family protein, translating into MNPLLAEFLGTMLMILLGNGVVANVILNQTKGHGGGWIVITTGWALAVFIGVVIAGPSSGAHLNPAVSLALALAGKLSWAQFPLFVIAQLLGAMSGAFLVWVMYKDHLDDTADPGLIQACYCTAPAIRNTGRNLISEIIGTFVLLFTIFYIVDKGEFGADKTPIGMGSLGAVPVSLLVLAIGLSLGGTTGYAINPVRDFGPRLMHAILPVKGKGGNGWDYAWIPIIGPLAGAALAAGLFLCMKAGAI; encoded by the coding sequence ATGAATCCCTTATTAGCAGAATTTCTGGGGACGATGTTGATGATATTGCTGGGTAATGGCGTAGTGGCCAATGTGATCCTCAACCAAACAAAAGGCCATGGCGGCGGCTGGATCGTGATCACCACCGGCTGGGCACTGGCAGTATTCATCGGGGTGGTCATCGCTGGTCCCAGCAGCGGCGCACACCTGAATCCGGCAGTATCGCTGGCGCTGGCTTTGGCTGGTAAACTCAGCTGGGCACAGTTTCCGTTATTTGTGATTGCTCAGTTGCTGGGTGCGATGTCAGGCGCTTTCCTTGTATGGGTGATGTATAAAGATCACCTGGATGACACGGCTGATCCGGGTCTGATCCAGGCCTGTTACTGTACGGCTCCGGCTATCCGTAATACCGGCCGTAACCTGATCAGTGAGATTATCGGCACCTTTGTATTGCTGTTTACTATTTTTTATATCGTCGACAAAGGAGAATTTGGTGCTGACAAGACGCCGATTGGTATGGGATCATTAGGAGCAGTGCCTGTTTCGCTGCTGGTACTGGCGATTGGCTTGTCCCTCGGAGGCACTACAGGTTATGCGATCAATCCTGTCAGAGATTTCGGTCCCCGGCTGATGCACGCCATATTACCTGTGAAAGGAAAAGGCGGCAACGGGTGGGATTATGCCTGGATCCCGATAATTGGTCCATTGGCCGGAGCGGCCCTTGCAGCAGGACTTTTCCTCTGCATGAAGGCTGGGGCGATTTAA
- the glpK gene encoding glycerol kinase GlpK, whose product MKEKEITRYILALDQGTTSSRAIIFDKAGSIVAIAQKEFRQIFPSPGWVEHDANEIWSSQLGVAAEAVAKAGLRGTDIAAIGITNQRETTVVWDRHTGKPIHNAIVWQDRRTAAYCDELKAAGHEQLIREKTGLVIDAYFSATKVRWILENVEGARERAAKGLLAFGTVDAWLVWNLTEGKTHATDITNASRTMLFNIHTQQWDEALLTLFDIPAAMLPEVKQSSELIGQTTSAIFSTTIPIAGIAGDQHAALFGQMCTAPGMVKNTYGTGCFMLMNIGEQPIISQNNLVTTIAWKINGKVEYALEGSIFIAGAVVQWLRDGLGIIRSSSEVEALASKVPHNDGVYLVPAFAGLGAPHWDQHARGTLVGMTRGTNASHIARAALESIAYQTMEVLRAMEADAGISIKELRVDGGATNNNLLMQFQADILDTQVVRPKITETTAMGAAYLAGLATGFWKDQEEIARQWQVDHSFAPKGNADDVHKWVRGWGNAVKAVRAWSKFSAQQEEDPVTK is encoded by the coding sequence ATGAAGGAAAAGGAAATAACCCGGTATATCCTGGCACTCGACCAGGGGACTACCAGCTCAAGAGCCATCATATTTGATAAAGCGGGCTCCATCGTCGCTATTGCCCAAAAAGAATTCCGCCAGATCTTCCCCTCACCGGGATGGGTCGAACACGATGCGAATGAAATCTGGTCCAGTCAGCTGGGTGTAGCCGCAGAAGCGGTTGCTAAAGCCGGACTCAGAGGCACGGATATCGCGGCCATCGGTATTACCAATCAGCGGGAAACGACCGTGGTATGGGACCGGCATACCGGAAAACCTATCCATAATGCTATTGTCTGGCAGGATCGCCGTACAGCCGCCTATTGTGATGAACTCAAAGCGGCAGGTCATGAACAATTGATCAGAGAGAAAACGGGACTGGTCATTGATGCTTATTTCTCCGCCACCAAAGTGAGATGGATCCTGGAAAATGTGGAAGGTGCAAGGGAAAGAGCCGCCAAAGGACTGCTGGCATTCGGTACTGTAGATGCCTGGCTTGTATGGAACCTGACGGAAGGAAAGACACATGCAACAGACATTACCAATGCGTCCCGCACCATGTTATTTAATATACATACCCAGCAATGGGATGAAGCGTTACTGACCCTGTTTGATATTCCAGCAGCTATGCTGCCGGAGGTAAAGCAATCCAGTGAGCTGATCGGACAGACCACTTCCGCGATCTTTTCCACGACTATCCCGATTGCCGGTATAGCCGGAGATCAGCACGCCGCATTGTTCGGACAGATGTGTACAGCGCCGGGTATGGTGAAGAACACTTATGGGACCGGATGTTTTATGCTGATGAATATCGGAGAACAACCGATTATTTCGCAGAACAACCTGGTGACGACTATCGCCTGGAAAATAAATGGCAAAGTAGAATATGCGCTGGAAGGCAGCATTTTCATTGCCGGCGCGGTCGTGCAATGGTTGCGGGACGGACTGGGCATCATCCGCTCCTCTTCAGAAGTGGAAGCACTGGCCAGTAAAGTGCCGCATAATGATGGCGTATACCTGGTACCTGCATTTGCCGGATTGGGAGCGCCACACTGGGACCAACATGCGAGGGGTACACTGGTGGGTATGACCAGGGGCACAAATGCATCTCATATCGCCAGAGCGGCGCTGGAAAGTATCGCTTATCAGACAATGGAGGTATTGCGGGCCATGGAAGCAGATGCTGGCATTAGTATCAAAGAGTTACGTGTGGATGGCGGTGCTACCAATAATAATCTGCTGATGCAGTTCCAGGCAGATATCCTGGATACGCAGGTTGTCCGACCTAAAATTACAGAGACGACCGCTATGGGGGCAGCGTATCTGGCCGGACTGGCAACTGGTTTCTGGAAAGACCAGGAAGAAATTGCCCGTCAATGGCAGGTAGACCATTCTTTCGCGCCAAAGGGTAATGCGGACGATGTGCATAAATGGGTGCGCGGTTGGGGTAATGCCGTTAAAGCAGTGAGAGCCTGGTCGAAGTTTTCCGCACAGCAAGAAGAAGACCCTGTTACAAAATAA
- a CDS encoding glycoside hydrolase family 10 protein, with product MLKYLLGVALLLTGIFGRAKAQLPPKREFRAVWIATVENIDWPSRKGLPVETQKQEFINLLDKHQRNGMNAVIVQIRPAADAFYDSPFEPWSEYLSGVQGQAPNPYYDPLRFMLEETHKRGMEFHAWFNPYRAVIRNASANHISRMRPQWFVNFDGKKYFDPGIPEVREYVTQIIRDVVRRYDIDAVHFDDYFYPYPVPGREFGDNNSYRQYGRNMMKDDWRRWNVDTIIQMVSKMIKEEKPWVKFGISPFGIWRNKNKDQDGSYTTGLSNYDDLYADVRKWLQNGWIDYVAPQLYWERGHRVANYELLLNWWAQHGYGRNVYIGHGVYRLRSNAAWSIPNELPVQITEVRTLNTIQGSAFYSAKSFNGNPLGIEDSLRNHFYRYPALRPAMPWIKMPTPFPPYFTDAFERADGLHLHWADDDTSGRTQQYVIYRFNASESINLNDPSKILAIVQQMPDPQFIDASYVKGALYTYVITAMNRLQMESWASDPLYMRQSGRKTQFIFDPE from the coding sequence ATGTTGAAGTATTTATTGGGTGTTGCGCTGTTGCTAACAGGTATCTTCGGCCGGGCAAAAGCACAATTGCCACCTAAACGGGAATTTCGTGCAGTCTGGATTGCCACGGTGGAAAACATAGACTGGCCCTCAAGAAAAGGGTTACCGGTCGAAACACAGAAACAGGAATTTATCAATCTCCTCGATAAGCATCAACGCAACGGGATGAATGCCGTTATTGTGCAGATCCGCCCTGCCGCCGACGCATTCTATGATTCTCCATTCGAACCCTGGTCCGAATACCTCAGCGGGGTACAGGGACAAGCGCCTAATCCATATTATGATCCCCTCCGCTTTATGCTGGAGGAAACACATAAAAGGGGGATGGAATTCCATGCATGGTTCAATCCTTACCGTGCCGTTATCCGGAATGCCTCTGCCAATCACATTTCCCGTATGCGCCCACAGTGGTTCGTGAACTTTGATGGTAAAAAATACTTCGACCCCGGTATTCCAGAGGTACGTGAATATGTCACCCAGATCATCCGCGACGTCGTACGCCGCTATGATATTGATGCCGTGCACTTTGACGATTATTTCTATCCTTACCCGGTTCCCGGCAGAGAATTCGGCGACAATAATTCCTACCGCCAGTATGGTCGTAACATGATGAAAGACGACTGGCGCCGCTGGAACGTAGACACCATCATCCAGATGGTCAGTAAAATGATCAAGGAAGAAAAGCCCTGGGTAAAATTCGGTATCAGTCCCTTCGGCATCTGGCGTAACAAGAACAAAGACCAGGATGGTTCTTATACTACTGGTCTTTCCAACTACGACGATCTCTATGCAGACGTTCGCAAATGGTTGCAGAATGGCTGGATCGATTATGTAGCCCCACAACTCTACTGGGAGCGTGGTCACCGTGTCGCCAACTACGAACTGCTCCTCAACTGGTGGGCACAACACGGATACGGTCGCAACGTATACATCGGCCATGGGGTATACCGCCTCCGCAGCAATGCTGCCTGGAGCATTCCCAACGAACTGCCGGTACAAATCACGGAAGTCCGTACGCTTAACACTATTCAGGGTAGCGCCTTCTACAGCGCCAAGTCCTTCAATGGCAATCCTTTAGGCATAGAAGACAGTCTCCGTAACCACTTTTACCGCTATCCGGCCCTGCGTCCAGCAATGCCCTGGATAAAAATGCCGACGCCTTTCCCGCCATACTTTACAGATGCCTTTGAACGTGCCGATGGCTTACACCTACACTGGGCAGACGATGATACGTCTGGTCGTACGCAGCAATATGTGATATACCGCTTTAACGCCAGTGAGTCCATCAACCTGAACGATCCGAGCAAAATACTGGCTATCGTACAGCAAATGCCTGATCCTCAGTTCATAGATGCCTCTTATGTAAAAGGCGCCCTGTACACCTATGTAATCACCGCCATGAACAGACTACAAATGGAAAGCTGGGCCAGTGACCCGCTCTACATGCGGCAGTCCGGTAGGAAAACACAATTCATATTTGACCCGGAATAA